From the genome of Sulfurihydrogenibium subterraneum DSM 15120, one region includes:
- a CDS encoding membrane protein, whose translation MKLAIFKGFGFGLTSGVITTLGMIIGLYATTESKFVVISGILSIAIADSVSDALGIHLSEESDTTKSSKHIWIATLSTFLSKFIITVSFILPILLFNLNIAILISIIWGIFLVSIYSFKIAIERSENPYKAIFEHILIMSIVLTIVYFTGKTLSMIE comes from the coding sequence TTGAAGTTAGCAATCTTTAAGGGTTTTGGTTTTGGATTAACATCTGGAGTAATAACAACCCTTGGAATGATAATAGGCTTATATGCTACAACGGAAAGTAAATTTGTGGTTATAAGTGGAATACTCTCTATAGCAATAGCAGATTCAGTATCTGACGCTTTAGGAATTCATTTATCTGAGGAATCAGATACAACAAAATCATCAAAGCATATTTGGATTGCAACCTTATCTACTTTTTTATCTAAGTTTATAATTACAGTTAGCTTTATCTTACCAATTTTGTTATTTAATTTAAACATAGCAATTTTAATAAGTATAATTTGGGGAATATTTTTAGTTTCTATTTACAGTTTTAAAATTGCGATTGAAAGGTCTGAAAATCCATATAAAGCAATATTTGAACATATTTTAATAATGTCTATAGTCCTGACTATAGTTTACTTTACGGGTAAAACTCTATCTATGATAGAATAA
- the upp gene encoding uracil phosphoribosyltransferase, which translates to MENVFFVGNSILQNSLTKIRDKNLKPSLVRKHLSIIGKILLIEALKIEDIKLKQVETWFTMDNFPVINEDDYVIVPILRAGLPMMEGCLEILEDAKVGFLAIKRDEETLESKVYYERLPDLKDKKVIITDPMIATGGSLIKAIEIIKSKNPKKIISLNVIASKEGIKKVSKFKDVLFYIGAVDPILNDKGYIVPGIGDAGDRCFNTL; encoded by the coding sequence ATGGAAAACGTTTTTTTTGTTGGCAATTCTATCTTACAAAATTCCCTTACTAAAATAAGGGATAAAAATTTAAAACCATCTTTGGTAAGGAAGCATTTATCAATTATTGGAAAAATTTTACTAATAGAAGCCTTAAAAATTGAAGATATTAAATTAAAACAGGTAGAAACTTGGTTTACAATGGATAATTTTCCCGTTATAAACGAAGATGATTATGTAATAGTTCCAATCTTGAGAGCAGGATTGCCTATGATGGAAGGCTGTTTAGAAATATTAGAAGATGCTAAAGTTGGTTTTCTTGCAATTAAGAGAGATGAAGAAACTTTAGAAAGTAAAGTCTATTACGAAAGACTTCCAGATTTAAAAGATAAAAAAGTTATCATAACAGACCCAATGATAGCAACAGGAGGATCCCTTATAAAAGCCATAGAAATAATAAAGTCCAAAAATCCCAAAAAAATAATTTCTCTTAACGTTATAGCATCAAAAGAAGGAATAAAAAAAGTATCTAAGTTTAAAGATGTTCTTTTTTACATAGGAGCTGTAGACCCTATCCTTAACGATAAAGGTTATATAGTTCCTGGAATAGGAGACGCAGGGGATAGGTGTTTTAATACTTTATGA
- a CDS encoding DUF3149 domain-containing protein, whose amino-acid sequence MELYVLFLILFTLGMVAYVVYFVKKSKEELSGKVEEISCKIDPLVQKISGEKYVCKDDAIEIQTEEKK is encoded by the coding sequence ATGGAACTTTATGTTTTGTTTTTAATTCTTTTTACTTTAGGTATGGTTGCTTACGTTGTCTACTTTGTTAAAAAATCAAAAGAAGAGTTATCTGGAAAAGTTGAAGAAATTTCTTGTAAGATTGATCCACTTGTTCAGAAAATTAGCGGCGAAAAGTATGTATGTAAAGATGATGCTATAGAAATTCAAACAGAGGAAAAGAAATAA
- a CDS encoding sensor histidine kinase, protein MIDFFSKLDEVDKIRIKITFFLILISSIIVFMLSFSIYLIYENQKFVEIEDKLKSKLFEILPSLDDDFKKVLQTNLEEGTFLCVYIFETEKKLCINNLNGISYNFSNFNKTNLDTAVGTKVIGSFYQISYFHKSSKEYYIVIGQNIDKVKEDLKKLRNSIILSSIAVILLSGFLAFSVSGRLLEPIKQQKNNLENTLSIISHDLKTPISVINTNLYIMKQKNFQNIENNLKQIEKNLDYIKSIVSNVDALREISAEELEDINVPNLIEDILKKFELKIKEKQITYQIQKEEDLIVKAKKIDMDVCFTNLIDNAIKYNVKNGQIIIKVSRDKISISNTGKPIKDIKKIFEKFYREDISGTTEGLGLGLSIVKNICRKYGWKIKAEIQDNLNTFIIELS, encoded by the coding sequence TTGATTGATTTTTTTAGCAAATTAGACGAAGTAGACAAAATAAGAATAAAAATAACATTTTTTCTTATACTTATATCATCTATAATCGTTTTTATGCTTTCCTTTTCCATCTACTTAATATATGAAAATCAAAAGTTTGTTGAGATAGAAGATAAGTTAAAAAGTAAACTTTTTGAAATTTTACCAAGTTTAGACGATGATTTTAAGAAAGTTTTACAGACAAACTTAGAAGAAGGAACGTTTTTATGCGTGTACATATTTGAGACAGAAAAAAAGTTATGTATAAATAACTTAAATGGAATAAGCTATAATTTTTCCAACTTTAACAAAACAAATTTAGATACAGCCGTAGGAACCAAAGTAATTGGAAGTTTTTATCAAATAAGTTATTTTCATAAATCATCAAAAGAATACTACATAGTAATAGGACAGAACATAGACAAGGTTAAAGAAGACCTTAAGAAGCTGAGAAACTCTATAATACTATCTTCAATAGCGGTTATTTTACTGTCTGGATTTTTAGCCTTTTCTGTGTCAGGAAGACTTCTTGAACCTATAAAACAGCAAAAAAACAATTTAGAGAATACTTTAAGCATTATATCTCATGACTTGAAAACGCCTATATCCGTAATAAATACAAATCTTTACATTATGAAACAAAAAAATTTCCAGAACATAGAAAATAATCTAAAACAAATTGAAAAAAATTTAGATTACATCAAAAGTATAGTCTCAAATGTTGATGCTTTAAGAGAGATTTCTGCAGAAGAGTTAGAAGATATAAACGTGCCTAATTTAATTGAAGACATTCTTAAAAAATTTGAACTAAAGATAAAAGAAAAGCAAATAACTTATCAAATCCAGAAAGAAGAAGACTTAATAGTAAAAGCAAAAAAAATAGATATGGACGTGTGCTTTACAAACCTAATAGATAACGCAATCAAATATAATGTAAAAAACGGGCAGATAATAATAAAAGTATCAAGAGATAAAATCTCAATATCAAATACTGGCAAACCTATTAAAGACATAAAAAAGATTTTTGAAAAGTTTTACAGAGAGGACATTTCAGGCACAACAGAAGGTTTAGGTTTAGGTCTTTCTATTGTAAAAAATATCTGTAGAAAGTATGGCTGGAAAATAAAGGCAGAAATACAAGATAACTTAAATACTTTCATAATTGAGTTAAGTTAA
- a CDS encoding response regulator transcription factor, with the protein MKVLLVEDNIGLNASLKEILELNSYIVDGAFDADEALNFLQNSYYDVIILDVMLPDIDGFALLKILREKGIKTPVIMLTAKDQLKDKVKGLELGADDYITKPFEVEELLARIKAVVRRSFSEKTDIVKIDDLEIDLSSRKVKKNGQEIDLTPKLFCILEQLLRNRGRVVTYEMLYGKCWEITEIPTNETLRSNMKLLRKLIDPEKKIIKTISGVGYRID; encoded by the coding sequence ATGAAGGTTCTTTTAGTGGAAGACAACATAGGATTAAACGCCTCTTTAAAAGAGATTTTAGAGCTTAACAGTTATATAGTAGATGGAGCTTTTGATGCCGATGAAGCTCTAAACTTTTTACAAAACTCATACTATGACGTCATAATCCTTGATGTTATGCTTCCAGATATTGATGGTTTTGCTTTACTGAAAATCCTAAGAGAAAAGGGCATAAAAACGCCAGTTATAATGCTTACCGCAAAAGACCAACTAAAAGATAAAGTAAAAGGCTTAGAACTGGGAGCTGATGATTACATAACAAAACCTTTTGAAGTAGAAGAGCTTCTTGCAAGAATAAAGGCAGTAGTAAGAAGGTCTTTTTCTGAAAAAACAGACATAGTAAAGATAGATGATTTAGAGATAGACCTATCTTCAAGAAAAGTTAAGAAAAATGGGCAAGAAATTGATTTAACTCCAAAACTTTTCTGTATTTTAGAACAACTTTTAAGAAACAGAGGTAGAGTTGTAACTTACGAAATGCTATACGGAAAATGTTGGGAAATAACAGAAATACCAACAAATGAAACACTTAGATCAAATATGAAACTTCTAAGGAAACTGATTGACCCAGAAAAGAAAATAATAAAAACCATATCTGGAGTAGGCTACAGAATTGATTGA
- a CDS encoding CBS domain-containing protein — MQVVILDEGSDLDAFSSAYGLTLLSPDTYILLPNSYDYKVRKTLDIFQEKVKNKVLKKQDVDFSKVNKAFIVDSQNIPDLDIPIEIFDHHPNKNLKRKNVKIHLYKTGSLSSVIVKKLKKQKIKIDKEDATILALGIYEDTGGFKFLGTTNKDLKAYSYLLNVGLDLIKLKYIVSDTFELEDTEALREIIKNVEALPVENKKVLISYLVKKYNKDTAWILKYVRPFEEADAYFLVVNQKSKKTIIARSKDKDIDVNKIMFQLDGGGHPFAASTTLVGFDYGEIKNFLTYLITGKDKPVSQFIKNDLPVVESDLSLSQVKSIINRFKYVVVLQSGKYAGILTDKTVNNAIKHGLKNEKAITFAQELITVSPSITFLQLLKVVSNYDIGIFPVVEKGFYKGVIYKKNVIKTLAGLNEDKPLFNLPSKVKTVNYSERLKRFFPKYVLDLLKEIGKFSEKLGYRSFIIGGVVRDIVLGKQNLDIDIIVEGSAVELIKKYAKENNLTYHVYPEFMTGNMVFPSGLKLDFATARKEEYDSPGSYPKVEKADLFQDLYRRDFTINTLAIEITYSNFGKLIDYFNGLVDIKEKRIRILHTLSFVEDPIRILRALRFAGRLGFKLENKTENLLKHAVEKDLLNFAPTGRINLELNLTFKEEKVLDILKIMDKYKVLYKLFGITLDREKEKILVKLQDNFLIFKELLNINFPSSNYIYALLSNYPEEIAYNLLKKYHFDKEAKYLNEFLSAFKTIEESQDRYTIYKTLKSFNREFLPALTSFLDSEKFKVIIDLLKKEKNPLIKGEELIKLGLKPSPEFKTILEDVFVKYLNDYFESKEMALSYIKKKYLKEV; from the coding sequence TTGCAAGTTGTAATTTTAGATGAAGGGTCAGACTTAGACGCTTTTTCATCTGCTTACGGTTTGACGCTACTTTCCCCAGATACTTACATACTTCTTCCAAACAGTTATGATTATAAAGTAAGAAAAACTTTAGATATTTTTCAAGAAAAGGTTAAAAATAAAGTTTTAAAAAAACAAGATGTAGATTTTTCAAAAGTAAATAAAGCTTTTATAGTTGACAGTCAAAATATCCCAGATTTAGACATTCCAATAGAAATCTTTGACCACCACCCAAATAAAAACTTAAAAAGAAAAAATGTTAAAATCCATCTTTACAAAACTGGCTCTTTATCCTCTGTTATCGTAAAAAAGTTAAAAAAGCAAAAGATAAAAATAGACAAAGAAGATGCTACAATCTTAGCTTTAGGAATATACGAAGATACTGGAGGATTTAAATTTTTAGGAACTACCAATAAAGATTTAAAGGCTTACAGTTACCTTTTAAATGTTGGACTGGATTTAATTAAGTTAAAATACATTGTTTCTGATACTTTTGAGTTAGAAGATACAGAAGCACTGAGAGAGATTATAAAAAATGTTGAAGCCCTACCTGTGGAGAATAAAAAGGTTTTAATATCCTACCTTGTTAAAAAGTATAACAAAGATACTGCTTGGATTTTAAAGTACGTAAGACCTTTTGAAGAAGCTGATGCATACTTTTTAGTAGTAAATCAAAAATCAAAAAAAACCATCATAGCAAGGTCAAAAGATAAAGATATAGACGTGAATAAAATAATGTTTCAACTTGACGGGGGAGGACATCCTTTTGCAGCTTCTACCACTCTTGTAGGCTTTGACTATGGCGAGATAAAAAACTTTTTAACGTACTTAATCACAGGTAAAGACAAACCAGTATCCCAATTTATAAAAAACGACCTTCCTGTTGTAGAATCAGATTTAAGTTTAAGCCAAGTAAAGTCAATTATAAATAGGTTCAAGTATGTAGTTGTTTTACAGTCAGGAAAGTATGCAGGAATCCTTACAGACAAGACGGTAAACAACGCTATAAAACACGGCTTAAAAAATGAAAAAGCAATTACATTTGCACAAGAGCTTATAACTGTAAGTCCCAGCATAACTTTTCTACAGCTTCTTAAAGTTGTATCAAACTACGATATAGGAATTTTTCCAGTTGTAGAAAAAGGATTTTACAAAGGAGTTATATACAAAAAAAATGTTATAAAGACTTTGGCAGGCTTAAACGAAGACAAGCCTTTATTTAACTTACCTTCAAAAGTTAAAACAGTTAATTACTCAGAGAGATTAAAAAGATTTTTTCCAAAATATGTGTTGGATTTACTAAAAGAGATAGGAAAGTTTTCAGAAAAGTTAGGATATAGGTCTTTTATAATAGGGGGCGTTGTAAGGGATATAGTCTTAGGAAAACAGAATTTAGATATAGATATAATAGTGGAAGGTTCTGCAGTAGAGCTTATAAAAAAATATGCAAAAGAAAATAACTTAACTTATCACGTTTATCCAGAGTTTATGACAGGAAATATGGTTTTTCCAAGCGGTTTAAAACTTGACTTTGCAACAGCAAGAAAAGAAGAGTACGACTCACCAGGATCATACCCAAAGGTAGAAAAAGCAGACCTTTTTCAAGACCTTTACAGAAGAGACTTTACAATAAATACACTGGCAATAGAGATAACTTACTCAAACTTTGGAAAACTTATAGATTACTTTAACGGTTTAGTAGATATAAAAGAAAAAAGAATTAGGATACTACATACACTTAGTTTTGTAGAAGATCCTATAAGAATTTTAAGAGCTTTAAGGTTTGCTGGAAGACTTGGATTTAAGTTAGAAAATAAAACAGAAAATCTTTTAAAACACGCAGTAGAAAAAGACCTTCTAAACTTTGCACCTACAGGAAGAATAAACTTAGAGTTAAACCTTACTTTTAAAGAAGAAAAAGTTTTAGACATACTTAAAATAATGGATAAGTACAAAGTTCTATACAAACTATTTGGAATAACTTTAGACAGAGAAAAAGAAAAAATACTTGTTAAACTTCAAGACAACTTTTTAATTTTTAAGGAGCTGCTGAACATAAATTTCCCTTCTTCTAACTACATTTATGCACTTTTATCAAACTATCCTGAAGAGATAGCTTACAATCTGCTGAAAAAGTACCACTTTGACAAAGAAGCTAAATACTTAAATGAATTTTTATCGGCTTTTAAAACTATAGAAGAATCTCAGGACAGGTACACTATATATAAAACATTAAAGTCTTTCAACAGGGAGTTTTTACCAGCTTTAACATCATTTTTAGACAGTGAAAAATTTAAGGTAATCATAGACTTACTAAAAAAAGAAAAAAATCCATTAATAAAAGGAGAGGAGCTTATAAAACTTGGATTAAAGCCTTCTCCTGAGTTTAAAACAATATTAGAAGATGTTTTTGTAAAATATTTAAATGACTATTTTGAAAGTAAAGAAATGGCTTTATCTTATATTAAGAAAAAATATTTAAAAGAGGTTTAA
- a CDS encoding TldD/PmbA family protein, producing MIEKVVDIAEKKLKGYQWEIFYLKNKKLKAESNDFKLEKVSSAEDSGFSIRVLNGGSQGFAYSTSFKDQAIEEAIESAKQLSQITSSDEGNYLLDKLQETEKVEYFDTLAVNLPFEEKVEKAIELEKLVKLKDKRIKAVRSSTFIENIVYKTLINSNGIKIEEKGTYYTAMVSAVAVDNGDSQIAWSYNSTRFLGDLNLEEIASEAVFHSTSLLNATTIPTKKMTILLAPHAMTELLSTFSYAFTGDALIKGKTLFKDKIDEKIASQKISIVDNGRYPKGLYSSSYDGEGVVKRKNVLVENGVFKGFLHNLYTAKKTGQSSTGNAVRKDFRTLPSVDITNFYIEAGQDSITEFLNQADEVLYIIDLMGLHTADPISGEFSLGASGIVYHKGEVLKSVRGITIAGNFLDILKNAVLVGNDLKFYGNVGSPSVVVEGLTVAGE from the coding sequence ATGATTGAAAAAGTTGTAGATATAGCAGAAAAGAAGTTAAAAGGTTATCAGTGGGAGATTTTTTACTTAAAAAATAAAAAGTTAAAAGCAGAGTCAAACGACTTTAAGTTAGAAAAAGTATCTTCTGCAGAAGACAGCGGTTTTAGTATCAGAGTTTTAAATGGAGGCTCTCAAGGTTTTGCCTACTCTACCTCATTTAAAGACCAAGCTATAGAAGAAGCGATAGAATCAGCAAAACAGCTGTCTCAAATCACATCTTCTGATGAAGGAAACTATCTACTTGACAAACTCCAAGAGACAGAAAAAGTAGAGTATTTTGATACATTAGCGGTAAACCTGCCTTTTGAAGAAAAGGTAGAAAAGGCAATAGAATTGGAAAAGTTAGTAAAGCTAAAAGATAAAAGAATAAAGGCAGTAAGAAGCTCCACATTTATAGAAAACATCGTTTACAAAACTTTAATCAACTCCAATGGTATAAAAATAGAGGAAAAAGGAACTTACTACACCGCTATGGTTTCAGCTGTTGCGGTAGACAACGGAGATTCACAGATAGCTTGGAGTTATAACTCTACAAGATTTTTAGGAGATTTAAACTTAGAAGAGATAGCCTCAGAAGCTGTATTCCATTCAACTTCTTTACTAAATGCAACTACTATTCCAACGAAAAAAATGACTATTTTACTTGCACCTCACGCAATGACAGAGCTGTTATCTACTTTCTCTTACGCCTTTACAGGTGATGCACTGATAAAAGGAAAAACACTATTTAAAGATAAAATAGACGAAAAAATCGCCAGCCAAAAAATAAGTATAGTTGACAACGGAAGATATCCAAAAGGTTTATACTCATCTTCTTACGATGGAGAAGGTGTAGTAAAAAGAAAAAATGTTTTAGTTGAAAATGGTGTATTTAAAGGATTTTTACACAATCTATACACAGCTAAAAAAACAGGACAATCTTCTACAGGAAACGCTGTAAGAAAAGATTTTAGAACACTTCCAAGTGTTGATATTACAAACTTTTACATAGAAGCAGGGCAAGACAGTATAACAGAATTTTTAAACCAAGCTGATGAAGTTTTATACATAATAGACCTTATGGGATTACACACAGCTGACCCAATATCAGGAGAGTTTTCTTTGGGAGCTTCTGGCATTGTATACCACAAAGGAGAAGTTTTAAAATCTGTAAGAGGTATAACAATAGCAGGAAACTTTTTAGATATACTTAAAAATGCTGTCCTTGTAGGAAATGATTTGAAATTTTACGGTAATGTAGGAAGTCCTTCTGTAGTTGTTGAAGGGTTAACAGTAGCTGGAGAGTGA
- a CDS encoding acyl-CoA thioesterase, whose product MIFNYIRKINFYETDAQGVVHHSNYPRYFEEARGYYLDQIGFPYPKLREELNVDVVLLSLNVEYLKPVKFGDIINIKFSLSDSDNYFFKFDYQVYVNDTLCAKGQTKHCCIDRDSRRVIKIPKELKQKMR is encoded by the coding sequence ATGATATTTAATTATATTCGTAAGATTAACTTTTATGAAACTGATGCTCAAGGGGTAGTTCACCACTCAAACTACCCCCGATACTTTGAAGAAGCACGTGGCTATTATTTAGACCAGATAGGATTTCCTTATCCAAAACTTAGAGAAGAGTTAAACGTAGATGTTGTCTTACTGTCTTTAAATGTAGAGTATTTAAAACCTGTTAAATTTGGAGATATTATCAATATAAAGTTTTCATTATCAGATTCTGACAATTACTTTTTTAAGTTTGATTATCAAGTTTATGTAAACGATACACTATGTGCAAAAGGTCAGACAAAACACTGCTGTATAGACAGAGATTCAAGAAGAGTTATAAAAATTCCAAAAGAGTTAAAACAAAAGATGAGGTAA
- a CDS encoding phosphoglucomutase/phosphomannomutase family protein, which produces MIKFGTDGYRAIIGQDYTFDIVEKIAQAQADSLKERGGKKVVIGYDTRFMSEDFALSVAEVFSSNGFEVFVSKGNCTTPALSYAVKSLEADEGVMITASHNGYKYNGYKIKGSYGGPATVDIIKDVESRFGKSAVLNGKKDFQFLDLTSHYLQKIKSYFDYSIFKQKELKVIHDPMFATSIGLYNRLLEDTFIDVIQINHFKDPYFGGHHPEPIDKNLSLLKAKVIALESDLGIANDGDSDRVGIVSETGEFVSTQILYALLLLHTVRNRKFKGSIVKTVSTTYLADRIAQKEGLKIHKTPVGFKYVADIMLKETVAFGGEESGGYGFGFHIPERDGVLSGMLMLEMLMLYGKPLNEIIKDLFKEFGEAHYKREDLKVEGSQGLDLVKSFKEKDVKEFAGLRVKEKDTTDGVKLIFEDDSWLLLRASGTEPVLRIYAETPSLKTTEKLINEAKKLI; this is translated from the coding sequence ATGATAAAGTTTGGAACTGACGGTTATAGAGCTATAATAGGACAGGATTACACTTTTGATATAGTAGAAAAAATCGCTCAAGCTCAAGCAGACTCTCTAAAAGAAAGGGGTGGAAAAAAAGTAGTTATAGGTTATGATACAAGATTTATGTCTGAAGATTTTGCTTTATCCGTTGCTGAAGTTTTTTCTTCAAACGGTTTTGAAGTGTTTGTATCAAAAGGAAATTGCACAACGCCAGCCTTGTCTTACGCTGTAAAATCTCTGGAAGCTGACGAAGGAGTTATGATTACAGCTTCCCACAACGGTTATAAATACAACGGATATAAAATAAAAGGAAGCTACGGAGGACCTGCTACTGTAGATATAATAAAAGACGTTGAAAGCAGGTTTGGAAAATCAGCTGTTTTAAATGGAAAGAAAGACTTTCAATTTTTAGACCTTACAAGCCACTATCTACAAAAAATAAAGTCTTACTTTGATTATTCTATATTCAAACAAAAAGAGTTAAAAGTAATCCACGACCCAATGTTTGCAACTTCAATAGGTTTATACAACAGACTATTAGAAGATACTTTTATAGATGTTATCCAGATAAACCACTTTAAAGACCCATACTTTGGAGGACACCATCCAGAGCCTATAGATAAAAACCTATCTTTACTAAAAGCAAAAGTCATAGCCTTAGAATCAGACTTAGGAATAGCAAACGACGGAGACTCTGACAGGGTAGGAATAGTATCAGAAACGGGAGAGTTTGTAAGCACCCAGATTTTATACGCTCTTTTACTTTTACATACTGTTAGGAACAGAAAGTTTAAAGGTAGCATAGTAAAAACAGTATCAACCACCTATTTAGCAGACAGAATAGCTCAAAAAGAAGGTTTAAAAATACACAAAACTCCTGTAGGATTCAAATACGTAGCTGATATTATGTTAAAAGAAACCGTTGCTTTTGGTGGAGAAGAATCAGGAGGATACGGATTTGGATTTCACATACCAGAAAGAGACGGTGTACTCTCAGGAATGCTTATGTTAGAGATGTTAATGCTGTATGGAAAACCATTAAACGAAATTATAAAAGACCTTTTTAAAGAGTTTGGAGAAGCACACTACAAAAGAGAAGACTTAAAAGTAGAAGGTAGCCAAGGCTTAGATTTAGTAAAATCTTTCAAAGAAAAAGATGTAAAAGAGTTTGCAGGACTAAGAGTGAAAGAAAAAGATACAACCGATGGAGTAAAACTGATTTTTGAAGATGACAGCTGGCTACTACTTAGAGCTTCTGGAACTGAGCCTGTTTTAAGAATATACGCAGAAACACCTTCATTAAAAACAACAGAAAAATTAATAAACGAGGCAAAAAAACTAATTTAA
- a CDS encoding Hsp20/alpha crystallin family protein, which produces MDRRLIPAFAISPLRELARIENEINKFLKEFVPQEVTTEVVAWKPRVDVYEKDNSIIIEAEVPGAKKEDIEVKVKDNAVVIRGEVKKEEEKKEENYYRSERFYGKFERVIPLPADVKVEDAKAEYQDGVVKLTLPKATSEKEVKIEVK; this is translated from the coding sequence ATGGACAGAAGATTAATACCAGCATTTGCAATCTCACCATTAAGAGAGCTTGCAAGAATTGAAAACGAGATTAACAAGTTTTTGAAAGAGTTTGTGCCTCAAGAAGTTACAACAGAAGTGGTAGCTTGGAAACCAAGAGTAGATGTTTATGAAAAGGATAACAGCATCATAATAGAAGCAGAGGTTCCAGGTGCTAAGAAAGAGGACATTGAAGTAAAAGTAAAAGACAACGCAGTTGTAATCAGAGGAGAAGTTAAGAAAGAAGAAGAGAAGAAAGAAGAAAACTACTACAGAAGCGAAAGATTCTACGGTAAGTTTGAAAGAGTTATACCTCTTCCAGCAGACGTGAAAGTAGAAGATGCAAAAGCAGAATATCAAGATGGAGTTGTAAAGTTAACTCTACCAAAAGCTACTTCTGAAAAAGAGGTTAAAATTGAGGTAAAATAA